A stretch of the Lactuca sativa cultivar Salinas chromosome 9, Lsat_Salinas_v11, whole genome shotgun sequence genome encodes the following:
- the LOC111893952 gene encoding uncharacterized protein LOC111893952, translated as MGGCYSAPKTLKKEKGRAPAPVPQEAKEETIPKVAEFHKEETTPKVTKPHKEEIPSEKTNLDPDVTPKMETCKEHINPEVVISSKEETTLELVLSLKKETTPQVVASKEETSSEVVVLPKDETTLEVPLTPKGETTIEVAIPKGEATIEVAVPEETMEAAVIKGETTSKEATDNESVDAKDIKKDKDEEENKDGEKVANSKLNEEKRLEEEAKIVPTKVNEEESKDIETKKEELKVVKEQ; from the exons ATGGGCGGTTGTTATAGCGCTCCCAAGACCTTGAAAAAGGAGAAGGGTCGGGCCCCAGCCCCGGTCCCACAAGAGGCCAAGGAGGAGACCATCCCCAAAGTGGCAGAGTTCCATAAGGAGGAAACTACACCTAAGGTGACAAAAcctcataaagaagagattccatCTGAGAAGACAAATTTGGATCCAGATGTCACCCCTAAGATGGAGACGTGTAAGGAACATATAAATCCTGAGGTGGTAATATCTTCTAAGGAAGAGACTACTCTTGAGCTAGTGTTGTCTCTCAAGAAGGAGACAACCCCTCAGGTGGTGGCCTCTAAGGAAGAAACCTCTTCTGAGGTGGTGGTGTTGCCTAAGGACGAGACTACCCTCGAGGTACCATTGACTCCCAAGGGGGAGACAACCATCGAGGTGGCAATTCCTAAGGGGGAGGCTACCATTGAGGTGGCTGTTCCCGAGGAGACCATGGAGGCGGCGGTGATTAAAGGGGAGACTACATCTAAGGAGGCTACCGACAACGAAAGTGTTGATGCAAAAGACATAAAGAAAGacaaggatgaagaggagaataAGGATGGTGAAAAGGTTGCCAACTCTAAGCTCAATGAG GAAAAAAGACTTGAGGAAGAGGCCAAAATTGTTCCAACTAAGGTTAATGAAGAAGAATCCAAAGACATCGAAACAAAAAAGGAAGAACTCAAAGTTGTCAAGGAGCAATAA
- the LOC111893954 gene encoding uncharacterized protein LOC111893954 produces the protein MVKLMIIAISYIMEASITSPDSNKTTQKSTLVSKETKWKVISMVVSERGHNVTPQQCEDKFLEINKKYNQLIGLLGKPTSCEVFENPILLDSIEMPETLKHEARKLLESDQFYYREMCSLHHNNRMFIPHDWEVMRLVFLGLEGNEWDDLRARWARLEEKKLEIQEKRLELEKDRVEWLCLDQNEEMKIEKMRLENEKLKFENARLAFELKCKGMVVGDDEN, from the coding sequence ATGGTAAAACTTATGATTATCGCCATTTCTTACATAATGGAAGCTTCAATAACTTCACCTGATTCCAACAAAACTACCCAAAAGTCAACCCTCGTGTCAAAAGAAACAAAATGGAAGGTCATTTCAATGGTGGTGTCCGAAAGGGGACACAATGTGACACCTCAGCAATGTGAGGACAAGTTTCTTGAAATCAACAAAAAGTATAATCAACTAATTGGGTTACTCGGTAAGCCCACAAGCTGTGAGGTTTTCGAAAACCCGATTCTTTTGGACTCAATTGAAATGCCCGAAACCCTAAAACATGAGGCCCGGAAGCTTCTAGAATCAGATCAATTTTATTATCGGGAAATGTGTTCGCTTCATCATAACAATCGTATGTTTATTCCTCATGATTGGGAGGTTATGAGGTTGGTTTTTTTGGGGCTTGAGGGTAATGAATGGGATGATTTGCGGGCCCGGTGGGCCCGGTTGGAAGAGAAGAAGTTGGAGATACAAGAGAAGAGGTTGGAGCTTGAGAAAGATCGGGTTGAGTGGTTGTGTTTGGATCAAAATGAAGAGATGAAAATAGAGAAGATGAGGTTGGAAAATGAGAAGTTGAAGTTTGAGAATGCACGTTTGGCATTTGAATTGAAATGTAAGGGAATGGTTGTAGGTGATGATGAGAACTGA